In a single window of the Rhopalosiphum padi isolate XX-2018 chromosome 1, ASM2088224v1, whole genome shotgun sequence genome:
- the LOC132918124 gene encoding uncharacterized protein LOC132918124, translated as MVQRLGGASVLLFAVVALSTGNPLQSAGHVNPVESSKASASSLVGDTMSSTNNIPFGWSSDYEVAIVYITSAWTEFGEVRSSAAPLGIIAENGFLNYCVRFKTKLAAWAKSLQDKPDVSETVKKAVTSWYRAIDTLSRNNWDLPSVPTLESFRKQFMTAYKHLVLNGAEIYEKSDTENMKRDADGFTRDIANTMIGTLKDISKQVRDVPREHDTEY; from the exons ATGGTACAAAGGTTAGGAGGAGCTTCGGTGTTATTGTTTGCCGTCGTCGCACTGTCGACCGGCAATCCACTGCAA TCTGCCGGTCACGTGAATCCCGTCGAAAGTTCAAAAGCTTCGGCGTCGTCGTTGGTCGGCGACACCATGTCCTCG acgaaCAACATTCCGTTTGGCTGGTCTTCCGATTACGAGGTGGCCATCGTCTACATCACGTCCGCGTGGACCGAATTCGGCGAAGTACGTTCGTCTGCCGCACCCCTGGGCATTATCGCCGAAAACGGATTTCTCAATTATTGCGTGCGATTCAAGACCAAGTTAGCCGCTTGGGCTAAGTCC TTGCAAGACAAACCCGACGTAAGCGAAACAGTAAAAAAAGCCGTTACTAGCTGGTATAGAGCCATTGACACACTGTCGCGGAACAATTGGGATCTTCCCAGCGTACCCACGTTGGAGTCTTTTAGAAAACAATTCATGACCGCGTACAAGCATTTGGTACTCAACGGCGCCGAAATTTACGAAAAATCGGATACCGAAAATATGAAACGAGACGCAGACGGATTCACAAGAGACATTGCCAATACGATGATCGGAACACTCAAAGATATTTCG AAACAAGTT